A single Prevotella sp. E15-22 DNA region contains:
- the purL gene encoding phosphoribosylformylglycinamidine synthase, producing the protein MILFFKTPQQSVIATQVDHQLTQAEVQELCWLYGNAELVDAQTMDGFFVGPRREMVTPWSTNAVEITQNMGLSGISRIEEYFPAASKDAEHDEMLQRMYEGLNQDIFTINIKPEPIKYVDNLEEYNEKEGLALSPEEIQYLHGLEKQNGRPLTDSEIFGFAQINSEHCRHKIFGGTFIIDGKEMESSLFAMIKKTTQENPNKILSAYKDNVAFAQGPVVEQFAPKDQSTSDYFQIKDIESVISLKAETHNFPTTVEPFNGAATGTGGEIRDRMGGGVGSWPIAGTAVYMTAYPRLDESGESGLSGISRDWENILPVRQWLYQTPEQILIKASNGASDFGNKFGQPLICGSVLTFEHQEPNDTKYAYDKVIMLAGGVGYGTKRDCLKKEPQPGNKVVVVGGDNYRIGLGGGSVSSVDTGRYSNGIELNAVQRANPEMQKRAYNLVRALCEEDVNPVVSIHDHGSAGHLNCLSELVEECGGEIDMTKLPIGDKTLSSKEIIANESQERMGLLIDEKHIEHVRKIAERERAPLYVVGETTGDAHFSFKQGDGVKPFDLDVAQMFGHSPKTIMKDNTVERHYADVTYSQDKINEYLDRVLQLEAVACKDWLTNKVDRSVTGKIARQQCQGEIQLPLSDCGVVALDYRGQKGIATALGHAPQAGLADPAAGSVLSVAEALTNIVWAPLAEGMDSLSLSANWMWPCRSQEGEDARLYAGVKALSDFCCDLHINVPTGKDSLSLSQQYPNGEKIISPGTVIVSAGGEVSDIKKVVSPVLVNDKNASLYHIDFSFDEQRLGGSAFAQSLGKVGDDVPTVKNAEYFADAFMAVQEMINRGWIMAGHDISAGGLITTLLEMCFANQKGGMHINLHDICKEGDVVKALFAENPGVVIEVSDEHKEEFKEFMEDAGVGYAKIGYPVEDSRTIVVKAGDEEKTFDIDALRDTWYKTSYLLDRKQSFNGKAAERFANYKKQPIEMQFNKDFTGKLAQYGISADRRKASGVKAAIIREKGTNGEREMAYCLYLAGFDVKDVMMTDLISGRETLEDINMIVFCGGFSNSDVLGSAKGWAGAFLFNPKAKEALDKFYAREDTLSLGICNGCQLMVELGLTGAKGAKMLHNDSHKFESEFISLSIPQNNSVMFGSLSGNKLGLWVAHGEGKFSLPEAESAYNVIAKYNYAGYPANPNGSDYNVAGICSQDGRHLCMMPHLERAVFPWQNAWYPADRRNDEVTPWIEAFVNARKWVEERI; encoded by the coding sequence ATGATTCTTTTCTTCAAGACCCCCCAACAGAGCGTGATTGCCACTCAGGTGGACCATCAGCTCACACAAGCAGAAGTACAAGAACTTTGTTGGCTCTACGGCAATGCAGAGCTCGTTGACGCCCAGACGATGGACGGATTCTTTGTGGGTCCGCGTCGTGAAATGGTGACCCCTTGGTCGACGAATGCCGTTGAGATAACTCAGAACATGGGACTCAGCGGCATTTCTCGTATAGAGGAGTATTTCCCCGCTGCCAGTAAGGATGCTGAGCACGACGAGATGTTGCAGCGCATGTACGAAGGACTGAATCAGGATATCTTCACGATTAACATTAAGCCAGAGCCCATCAAGTATGTGGACAACCTGGAGGAATATAACGAGAAAGAGGGTCTGGCTCTCTCGCCCGAGGAGATTCAGTATCTGCACGGACTGGAGAAGCAGAACGGCCGTCCTCTGACAGACTCAGAGATCTTTGGTTTTGCCCAGATCAACTCTGAGCACTGCCGCCATAAAATCTTTGGTGGTACATTCATCATTGACGGCAAGGAGATGGAGTCGAGCCTCTTTGCGATGATTAAGAAGACAACGCAGGAGAATCCTAACAAGATTCTCTCGGCCTATAAGGATAATGTGGCTTTTGCACAGGGTCCTGTGGTAGAGCAGTTCGCTCCAAAGGACCAGAGCACCAGCGACTACTTCCAGATCAAGGATATCGAGAGCGTAATCTCGCTGAAGGCTGAGACGCACAACTTCCCCACAACCGTTGAGCCTTTCAATGGTGCTGCTACTGGTACTGGTGGTGAGATTCGCGACCGTATGGGTGGTGGCGTTGGTTCATGGCCTATCGCTGGTACGGCCGTTTACATGACGGCTTATCCCAGATTGGACGAATCCGGAGAATCTGGATTATCTGGAATTTCCAGAGACTGGGAGAACATTCTGCCCGTTCGCCAGTGGCTGTATCAGACACCTGAGCAGATTCTGATTAAGGCTTCGAACGGTGCTTCTGACTTCGGAAACAAGTTCGGTCAGCCACTGATCTGCGGTTCTGTGCTGACATTCGAGCATCAGGAGCCCAACGACACCAAGTATGCTTACGACAAGGTGATTATGCTGGCAGGTGGTGTAGGATATGGCACCAAGCGCGACTGTCTGAAAAAGGAGCCTCAGCCAGGCAACAAGGTGGTGGTTGTTGGTGGTGATAACTACCGCATCGGACTGGGTGGTGGTTCTGTATCATCTGTTGATACAGGTCGCTACAGCAATGGTATCGAGCTGAACGCCGTACAGCGTGCTAACCCTGAGATGCAGAAGCGTGCTTACAACTTGGTGCGTGCCCTCTGCGAGGAGGACGTGAACCCCGTTGTTTCTATTCACGACCATGGTTCTGCTGGTCACTTGAACTGTTTGTCAGAGCTCGTTGAGGAGTGTGGTGGTGAGATTGATATGACCAAACTGCCTATCGGCGACAAGACGCTTTCAAGCAAGGAGATCATCGCTAACGAGAGTCAGGAGCGCATGGGCCTGCTCATCGACGAGAAGCACATCGAGCATGTTCGTAAGATTGCTGAACGTGAGCGTGCTCCGCTGTATGTGGTTGGTGAGACTACCGGCGACGCCCACTTCTCGTTCAAGCAGGGTGATGGTGTGAAGCCTTTCGATCTGGACGTTGCCCAGATGTTTGGTCACTCACCCAAGACTATTATGAAGGACAATACTGTAGAACGCCACTATGCTGACGTAACCTACAGTCAGGATAAGATTAACGAGTACCTCGACCGCGTGCTCCAGTTGGAGGCTGTGGCTTGTAAGGACTGGTTGACTAACAAGGTCGACCGTTCGGTTACAGGTAAGATTGCACGTCAGCAGTGTCAGGGTGAGATCCAGTTGCCTCTGAGCGACTGTGGTGTTGTTGCTCTCGACTATCGTGGCCAGAAGGGTATTGCAACTGCTTTGGGACATGCACCTCAGGCTGGTCTGGCTGATCCTGCTGCCGGTTCTGTACTCTCTGTAGCTGAGGCACTGACCAACATTGTTTGGGCTCCATTGGCCGAGGGTATGGATTCGCTGAGTCTCTCTGCCAACTGGATGTGGCCTTGCCGCTCTCAGGAGGGTGAGGATGCCCGTCTGTATGCTGGTGTGAAGGCCCTGAGTGATTTCTGCTGCGACCTGCACATCAACGTGCCTACAGGTAAGGACTCACTGTCACTCTCTCAGCAGTATCCCAACGGCGAGAAGATTATCTCTCCAGGAACAGTGATTGTATCAGCTGGTGGTGAGGTTTCTGACATCAAGAAGGTGGTTTCACCTGTACTGGTTAACGATAAGAATGCATCTCTCTATCATATCGACTTCAGCTTCGACGAGCAGCGCCTTGGTGGTTCTGCCTTCGCCCAGAGCCTGGGTAAGGTGGGCGACGATGTGCCTACAGTGAAGAACGCTGAGTACTTTGCCGATGCCTTCATGGCCGTTCAGGAGATGATCAATCGTGGATGGATCATGGCTGGTCACGATATCTCGGCCGGTGGTTTGATTACCACGCTGCTCGAGATGTGCTTCGCCAACCAGAAGGGCGGCATGCACATCAACCTGCACGACATCTGCAAGGAGGGCGACGTGGTGAAGGCTCTGTTCGCTGAGAACCCTGGCGTGGTTATCGAGGTGAGCGACGAGCACAAGGAGGAGTTCAAGGAGTTCATGGAGGATGCTGGTGTTGGCTATGCCAAGATTGGCTATCCCGTGGAGGACAGTCGCACCATCGTGGTGAAGGCTGGTGATGAGGAGAAGACCTTCGACATTGATGCTCTCCGTGATACATGGTATAAGACTTCTTATCTGCTCGACCGCAAGCAGAGCTTCAACGGTAAGGCTGCCGAGCGTTTCGCTAACTATAAGAAGCAGCCCATCGAGATGCAGTTCAATAAGGACTTCACTGGTAAGTTGGCTCAGTATGGCATCTCAGCCGATCGCCGCAAGGCATCTGGCGTGAAGGCTGCCATCATCCGTGAGAAGGGTACCAACGGTGAGCGTGAGATGGCTTACTGTCTGTATCTGGCTGGTTTCGACGTGAAGGACGTGATGATGACCGACCTGATTTCTGGTCGTGAGACACTCGAGGATATCAACATGATTGTGTTCTGTGGCGGTTTCTCTAACTCCGACGTACTTGGTTCGGCTAAGGGTTGGGCTGGTGCCTTCCTCTTCAACCCCAAGGCTAAGGAGGCTCTGGATAAGTTCTATGCTCGCGAGGACACCCTGTCACTGGGTATCTGTAACGGTTGCCAGCTGATGGTGGAACTGGGTCTGACTGGGGCTAAGGGTGCTAAGATGTTGCACAACGACTCTCATAAGTTCGAGAGCGAGTTCATCAGCCTGAGCATTCCTCAGAACAACTCTGTGATGTTCGGCTCACTGAGCGGCAACAAGCTTGGCCTGTGGGTGGCTCACGGCGAGGGTAAGTTCTCACTGCCCGAGGCTGAGAGCGCTTACAACGTGATTGCCAAGTATAACTACGCTGGCTATCCCGCTAATCCTAACGGTTCTGACTATAACGTGGCAGGTATCTGCTCACAGGATGGCCGTCATCTCTGTATGATGCCTCACTTGGAGCGTGCCGTATTCCCCTGGCAGAACGCATGGTATCCCGCTGACCGTCGCAACGACGAGGTGACACCATGGATTGAGGCGTTCGTCAACGCACGTAAGTGGGTAGAGGAAAGAATCTAG